In Kryptolebias marmoratus isolate JLee-2015 linkage group LG20, ASM164957v2, whole genome shotgun sequence, a genomic segment contains:
- the sf3a2 gene encoding splicing factor 3A subunit 2, producing MDFQHRAGGKTGSGGVASASESNRDRRERLRQLALETIDINKDPYFMKNHLGSYECKLCLTLHNNEGSYLAHTQGKKHQTNLARRAAKEAKEAPAQPAPAKVKVEVKKFVKIGRPGYKVTKQRDPETGQQSLLFQIDYPEIAEGIGPRHRFMSAYEQRIEPPDRRWQYLLFAAEPYETIAFKVPSREIDKAENRFWTHWNKETKQFFLQFHFKMEKAISQSTGPPPPANMKHPLPHLSGPGVPPQNDSLPPPPPGGMPIPPLPPGAPGAPHMPPQMHMPPMPMRPPPPEGLSMHNN from the exons ATGGATTTCCAGCATCGCGCTGGAGGAAAGACGGGGAGCGGAGGGGTGGCATCCGCCTCTGAGAGTAACCGCGACAGACGTGAACGGTTACGCCAGCTGGCCCTGGAGACCATTGACATCAACAAAGACCCTTACTTTATGAAGAATCACTTGGGCTCATACGAGTGCAAACTATGTCTGACACTTCACAACAACGAG GGTAGCTACTTGGCTCACACACAAGGAAAGAAGCATCAGACTAACTT agcaCGGAGAGCAGCCAAAGAGGCAAAAGAAGCTCCAGCTCAACCAGCTCCAGCTAAAGTAAAAGTTGAAGTTAAGAAGTTTGTCAAAATTGGTCGACCAGGATACAAAG TGACAAAACAGAGGGACCCAGAGACCGGCCAGCAGTCTTTACTTTTTCAG ATCGACTATCCAGAGATCGCAGAAGGCATTGGACCCAGACATCGCTTCATGTCTGCTTATGAACAGCGTATTGAGCCCCCCGATCGTCGCTGGCAGTACCTGCTGTTTGCTGCTGAACCATATGAAACTATTGCCTTTAAG GTCCCCAGCAGGGAAATTGATAAAGCGGAAAATCGCTTCTGGACCCACTGgaacaaagaaactaaacag TTTTTCCTGCAGTTCCACTTTAAAATGGAGAAAGCGATTTCCCAGTCCACCGGTCCACCACCTCCAGCCAATATGAAGCACCCACTTCCTCATCTGAGTGGACCAGGAGTTCCACCACAAAATGACTCTCTGCCACCTCCACCGCCAGGAGGGATGCCTATTCCTCCTCTGCCACCCGGGGCTCCAGGTGCCCCACATATGCCCCCACAGATGCACATGCCCCCCATGCCGATGAGGCCGCCTCCTCCAGAGGGTCTATCAATGCATAACAATTGA
- the LOC108239473 gene encoding uncharacterized protein LOC108239473, whose amino-acid sequence MSRGEMEESYETFEEELWPPRADAPPQKPVRQIRRPEMYTSRRFREEVAPVPQQPKSEPKILPREPSFSKPTSLQKSLSIQNLTQTETPWENVTLNRCLLVAITILVLTSGFQRLHETFRSQGTTEDEEAGLTMRRSGMLRHRGQHPEPETSLWEVMFWWLPDLDDDDDEEIKRRKSKSGGTTRAPRGLRNRPLPDKKLLKQRDGKLKDRRARKARDKKLKDKKWRGKMEELEEAADEEDERDEDTA is encoded by the exons ATGTCGAG AGGAGAAATGGAGGAAAGCTATGAGACATTTGAGGAGGAGTTGTGGCCACCAAGAGCAGACGCTCCTCCACAGAAACCTGTTCGACAGATCCGCAGACCAG AAATGTACACTTCAAGAAGATTCAGAGAG gaagtggctccTGTTCCACAGCAACCAAAATCAGAACCCAAGATTTTACCCAGAGAACCCAGCTTCTCCAAACCTA CATCCTTGCAGAAATCCTTGTCCATCCAGAACCTGACTCAGACAGAAACGCCGTGGGAGAACGTGACTCTCAACCGCTGTCTGCTCGTGGCCATTACCATCCTGGTGCTCACCTCAGGCTTCCAGAGGCTTCATG AAACCTTTCGCAGTCAGGGAACGACAGAAGATGAAGAAGCTGGACTGACGATGAGACGGTCAGGAATGTTACGTCACAGAGGCCAACATCCAGAG CCAGAGACATCTCTGTGGGAAGTCATGTTTTGGTGGCTGCCTGACCTCGACGATGACGATGATGAAGAGATCAAAAGAAGGAAATCAAAGAGTGGAGGAACAACGCGAGCACCAAGAGGTCTCAGAAACAGGCCGCTGCCAGACAAAAAACTCCTAAAGCAGAGAGATGGGAAATTAAAGGACAGGAGAGCCAGAAAAGCCAGGGacaaaaaactcaaagacaAGAAGTGGAGAGGGAAAATGGAAGAACTCGAGGAGGCggctgatgaagaggatgaaagAGACGAAGACACagcttga